The genomic region AATCCGCGGTCGTCAGCGGCGAGGCCGACCTCGGCATTGGCTTCGATTTTACCCGTGGCAGTCATCTGAAGGTGCTCGCCCGCGCCGCCGGCAAGCTCGGCGCGGTGATGGCGCCCAGCCATCCACTCGCCAAGCGCAACCAGATCCGGCTCAGCGACTGTGTCGACTATCCGCTGGTGATCGCCGACGGGTCGACCGTGATCCGGCCTTACCTTGATTCGGCATTTGCGAAAGCTTCGCTGGAACCGCTGCCGATCATCGAAACCAACGCCATCGAGATCATGCGTCACGCCGCAATTCTTGATAATGGCATCACCTTTCTTACGCCGTTTGACATCGAGTTCGAGCGGCGCGTCGGCCGCTTGGTCTATGTGCCGGTGCGCGAGTTGGCGCACGAGACGCAGACGCTCATGCTGATCGGCCACGAGCGCGGGACGAGCGCGATCGCCAGTGTGCTCGCGGAAATGCTGAAGGCGATGATGCGTGAAGCCGCTACCTGAGCGACCCGGGGGGTGTCACCGCAGACATAACTGTGCTCAATAGGACCTGAATGAAGTCGGACATGCCATCGTAGCTCGCTTTTCGCGCATCACACCGCGCTCGATCGACTGCATGCTCTCAATGCTTGAGGCTAGATGGCCGATCTTGCGCGACGCAGTACTCCCTTGAGTATCGGTCGATGCCTTCTTCCGGGGCATCCAGCGCCTGGACGAACCTGCGCAAAGCGTTGGTTTTCCAGCGGCCGAGCACCCAGCTCGTGTTGCAGGGGCCAGGAGTTTTGACAGCCCTCGACATTGGCCGGACCCTAGATGGAAGCGATCGGCGCCGGCCGTGACTTGGTCCCGCGTTAGAGCCAATTTTTGTCTTCTCGACGGAAAAGCGTCGGACGCAACGTCCAGGTCACCGCTCTCGATGGGCGGCAGCATTTTCTCCATCAACACTCGCGGAGACGACGATGCGCAACCCCACGGAACTCTTATGCTGAAGGCACTTGGGGACAAAGCGGGCGACTTCAAGACGCGCAAGGTGCAGCAGTTTGGTGAGCTGGTCTTCGCCACCGGTGCAGATGCGCTTAGCGCCTACGAACCGGCCGGCGCGCTGCTCCTCCTAGCCGAGACAAAAGAAGCTGGTGAGGGAGGCATGGGCCAGGCGCGCGGCTGCGTTCTCTCAGGGACGGTCGCGGCGAAATGTGCCGGCAACTGACCGCAACGCGGACGGCGCTCCTGCGCAACCGAGCAGCACGCACCGGCATCAAGCCGCAACAGCGACATGACATGCGCGCGTGGCAAGTCGATCGCCGCAAGCGCACGCGGCATCTTATCGAACTGGGCGGCGCAGTCATCAAAGCCGGTATCGTGGACTTAACCGGCGAAGACCGCGCAACGATCTTCGGCTCGCTACTCTGGATGCCCGACAAGCTCCAAAGCGACCGGGGTGAACAGGCGCGGGCGCTTTGGGCCGCAAGGGGAAAGCACGCGTTTAAGGCGGACCCGGCAACGTCCCACGGACCAGCTGCATTTCGTCGTTGATGCATTACGAGTGCCGGAAGAGCGATTCGTGTTGGAACAATGTTCGGTGGTCTGATGAGTGCTGGAAGCTAGCCTTGTCGAAGAAGGCGGTATCATCAAGATCTGTCGTCAGATGCGTCGCATGGACCTGGCTGCGAACGATCCAGTGCAGAAGGAGCAACGAACGGCAGAAGCGCATCATCCTTATCGACGACCTGCCGAATATCTTGGCGCGAGAACTGATCAGCTGCAGTCCCTTACCTCTCCCTCACAGGGGCTTGGTCACAAACGAAGGCGCTGGCGTGCTCAGAGCATCGTTGTTATAGTGCACTATTCTTCATCATCACGCCGCGCATATTGCGCTGCAGCGGGCCCGTCAGCTGATTACACGCCGAGCACGAGATGGAAGCCAAGCGCGAGTTTAGAGGCTCTGATACCCACCGCGTTCTGCAGCGGTTTGGCGCCGACATTCATGCCTCAAGTGAGGGGTATGGATGGTCTTCGATTTACGCATCGATCCAAAGGGAGAATCCCTTCGAGGGCCGGTTCGAGGCGATCGCTGACGACCTCATTGTGTTGCACCGCAGCGGCCCGGTGCAGACAACCTTTGAATCCGGCGGGCACGTCACGTCGCGCTGCATTCCAAAGGGAAGCGCCTTCTTTCTACCGGCAGGTCATGCGTGCAAGGTTGGGCTCCACGGGACGCTGGATACGCTGCATATTTATCTGCGCGCAACCTTGGTTGGACGCGAACGCGTTAATGAGGTCACGCCGCTGCTGGTTGAACGGGATGTGGTTCTACAGCATCTGGCGCACGCGGTTGAGCAGGCGCTTTGCGAGAACGTCTCGAATTCAGATCTCTTCATCGATCCGATAGCGCGCGCACTTGCGAACAGGATCTCCGCGATCAGCAGGAGTAGCGAACCGTGGCAGGTTCAGACCGCTGGGCTGCCTGAATACCAACTTCGGCGCCTTCAGGATTTCATCGAAGCCAATCTTGAGGGTGAGATCACCCTTGCTGCGATGGCCAGCGCGTGCGGCACCGGTACAAAGTCTTTCGCTCGAGCATTTGCAACAACCACCGGCAAATCACCATACCAATATGTGATCGCGGCACGTGTCGAACGAGCCAAGCGCTTGATCGAGCAAAACCAGCAAGGTCTCGCCGAGATAGCACTGCGCTGTGGCTTCTCCCATCAGGAACACTTGACGCGTGCCTTCCGCAGGCTGACGGGCCAAACGCCCGGTCGGTACCGTCGCGGCGTCAACTGATAGGCAGTCAGGCCGATGCAGAAACACTCCGATCCACTATCGCCAGCCGCAGTGCAAAATGAGCGCACCGTGCGGCCGTTCGACGGAGGCGAGGTCCATTCCGTCCTGCGACAGCGCGACGTGAAAGGCCAAGCGTCGAGTGCGGGGCTCGGCTGGTCGACTATGTTCGCATCGGTTCAGCGGGAAGAGCCGTTCAGGGGCCGCTTCGAAGCCAATGCCAACGCCCTGCTGGTGACTGCGGCGAGTGGACCAGTCGATGTCACCTATCGGATCGACGGGCGTGTCATATCCAGGCACTTGCAGGAGAAGGGGATATTTTTCCTGCCGCCGCGCCGCGACTGCGAGGTGACGCTAGACACGCCAGTGGATTCGATCCATGTGTACCTGCGTCCTGAACTGTTTACCGGCTCTGAAGGTCAAGCGCAGAACTCCGATTTCGGCCTCTCGCCTTTGTTGGGTGAGCCGGAGCCCTTAACCCACAATCTCCTGGCCGTGGTGGAGGAAATGGTGCGGGAGGGTGATGTCTCGTGTTCCCTCCTGGCCGATTCAATTGCGCATGCCATAGCCAATCGATTTGTCGTGCTCAATGGACGGAAGCCGAAAACGTCGGGTGGTGTGGAACGCGGACTGAGTACGCGTAGCGTGCGCTCGATTCGTGATTTCGTCGAAGCCAATATCGCGGATTGCATCAAGCTGGGCGATTTGGCTGCGATCTGCGGCGTAAGCCCCGAATATTTCATACGCTTGTTCAAGTCTTCGCTGGGCGTGTCTCCTCACCGCTACGTTGTGGGGGTGCGAATTCATCATGCGAAGCTGCTCCTGACGGATCCAAACATTGGCCTCGCGGAAGTCGCAAGGCAATGCGGGTTTGCGCACCAGCAACATTTCACCAATACGTTCCGTCGGATGACCGGCTTATCGCCGGGCGCTTATCGACGGGCAATGAATTAAGAACTCCACGATCTGCCTTTCCGATCTGAACGCCGGCTCGTTTCCTGGAAACGAAGCCGGCAGTTTGTGTCAGTTTCCTGCAAACCGGTCCGGTTTGTGCAGGCTTGGCCTCCCAGCTTGTCTTACTTTCCCTCACGAAGAGGCGCCAGACGCAATCAAGGCGCAGATGGTAGGGAGAGACGCGCATGGCATTGTTCGATGCCGGGCGAGGGTGCTCGCATATCCGAATTGGCCAGCATTCGCGCGAGGAGCCTTGCACCTCGGCTGATCGTGCTGCGCCGGAAAGCGGGCTGCGGCGATGAAAGACTGGTCTCCGCTCGTCGTCGGCATCGGCGGCACGCTGCGCGACGGATCAACCTCGGAGAGGGCGCTCCGCCTGGCCCTGACGGAAGCCGCGCGGCTCGGTGCGAAAACGCAGATTTTCGCCGGGCAATCGTTGAATCTCCCTCACTACGACGCCATTGAACGTACGGAGCGTGCGACGACGTTAGTCGAAGCGCTGCGCGCCGCAGACGGCGTCATCATTGCCACCCCAAGCTATCACGGCTCGATCTCGGGCCTGGTCAAGAACGCAATAGACTACACCGAGGATCTCCGCGCGGACGCGCGCAGCTATCTTGGCGGACGTGCCGTCGGCGCCATCGTATGCGCGGGCGGAGCCCAAGCCATGGGAGCGACGCTGGGAACTCTGCGGACAATCGTTCACGCGCTGCGTGGTTGGCCGACGCCATTCTCAGCGGTGATCAACACCGCGCAGAGGCCATTTTCCGCAGATGGTACGTGCAGTGATCCGATCATAGCGCAACAGCTTGGATTCGTGGCCGAGCAGGTCGTCGAGTTCGCGAGAATGCGGCGGCTGTATGAGAGCCGGCGCAACGGGCTGGCGCCTCAAGAAATATCAGAAGCCGCGCCGGCGCAGTGCGCATAGAACGCGGCCGCAAACAACCGAAACGAGAAACAATAGGGAGGGGGCATGAGCAAGAATCGCATCCTTAGTTATGAAAATCTCGTTGTCGTCTTGATGGGAGCCGCGTTTGGCTTCGTATTTTTCGACCGTCTTGCGCTGAATTTTCTAGCTCCATTTCTAGTGCCTGAGCTCCATCTGAACAACACTCAGCTCGGTCTCCTCTCGGCTGGCCTGGCGCTGACCTGGGCGATTGCCGGCTATGCCGTCGGCACGCTCTCGGACTATTTTCAGAATCGTAAGACGCTGCTGGTCTGCGCGATAGTGATCTTCTCGATGTGCTCGGTAGGATCCGGTCTCGCCAATACGTTTCTGACGTTGCTTGCCGCGCGCCTCGTGATGGGATTTGCGGAAGGACCTGTACTTCCGATCGCGCAGTCGATCATGGCTGCGGAATCCTCGGAGCACCGCCGCGGCTTCAACATGGGCGTTCTGCAGAATTTCTTCAGCGCGCTCCTCAGTAATTTTGCCGCTCCTCTGCTGCTCGTCGCAATTGCGCAGATTTACGGCTGGAGAAGCGCTTTCTACATTGCGGCGGTGCCTGGCTTCATGGTGGCCGCCCTGATCATCCTGTTTATCCGTGAACCTTCGTCGGGTGCCGCTCCGGTATCGACTGCGTCGGCGCGCAACACGATCCCGCTTTCGACGATGCTGAAACATCGCAACATCTGGGTTTGCGCGATCGTGAGCTGCCTGATGGTGTCTTGGCTCCTGATCCAGATAACGTTCCTTCCGATCTACCTGGTGCAGGTCCGCGGTCTGTCGCCCAGCGCGATGAGCGTTGCCGTGGCCGCGACCGGTATCGCGACGGCCGCGTCTTCGATCATCGTACCGGCGCTGTCGGATCGATTTGGCCGCCGTCCGATCCTCGTCTTGTCAGGCTTCGTTGGCGTGCTTGCCCCGGTGACAACCGTCATGTTCGACGGACCTTTGCCCTTGATGGTGTTGTTCATGGGTGTCGGCTATCTCGCCATTGGCGGCTTCTCGTTGTTCATGGCCACCGTGCCGTCCGAGACGATCCCGCCGACCCATGTTGCTACCGCGCTTGGCTTCATCATGGGGGTGGGCGAGCTTGCGGGCGGCTTCGCGGGCCCGGCCCTCGCCGGGATCGCTTCCGACGTGTTCGGTCCGTCCAGCTCGATGTGGATCGCCGCTACGCTGTGTATCTGTGCAGGCTTGCTTTGCCTGATGCTGGACGAAACTGCGCCGCGCGTGCTCGAGCGCCACAAAAGAATGATTGTGAGTTCGCCGGCATAGATCCTTATCGCCGGTTAGCCGCAACCGCGCTCAACGGAAACGTCAGGAGATCGAAATGAACGTTCAGGCCATACGGAAGAGCCTGCCGGTACCGGAACCTCACCTCGCTCCGCAGGATCTGATCGA from Bradyrhizobium sp. CB1015 harbors:
- a CDS encoding LysR family transcriptional regulator; translation: MDEVARTGSIRKAASHLNVAASAISRQILALETELGTPIFQRLPRKLILTAAGEVLVGHIRQTLKELTRAQGKIEELKGLRRGEITVAMMSGLASNLVPGTVKQFRASNPRVRLCLTLLTTGEDIQSAVVSGEADLGIGFDFTRGSHLKVLARAAGKLGAVMAPSHPLAKRNQIRLSDCVDYPLVIADGSTVIRPYLDSAFAKASLEPLPIIETNAIEIMRHAAILDNGITFLTPFDIEFERRVGRLVYVPVRELAHETQTLMLIGHERGTSAIASVLAEMLKAMMREAAT
- a CDS encoding conjugal transfer protein TraD encodes the protein MRAWQVDRRKRTRHLIELGGAVIKAGIVDLTGEDRATIFGSLLWMPDKLQSDRGEQARALWAARGKHAFKADPATSHGPAAFRR
- a CDS encoding helix-turn-helix transcriptional regulator — its product is MQKHSDPLSPAAVQNERTVRPFDGGEVHSVLRQRDVKGQASSAGLGWSTMFASVQREEPFRGRFEANANALLVTAASGPVDVTYRIDGRVISRHLQEKGIFFLPPRRDCEVTLDTPVDSIHVYLRPELFTGSEGQAQNSDFGLSPLLGEPEPLTHNLLAVVEEMVREGDVSCSLLADSIAHAIANRFVVLNGRKPKTSGGVERGLSTRSVRSIRDFVEANIADCIKLGDLAAICGVSPEYFIRLFKSSLGVSPHRYVVGVRIHHAKLLLTDPNIGLAEVARQCGFAHQQHFTNTFRRMTGLSPGAYRRAMN
- a CDS encoding MFS transporter — encoded protein: MSKNRILSYENLVVVLMGAAFGFVFFDRLALNFLAPFLVPELHLNNTQLGLLSAGLALTWAIAGYAVGTLSDYFQNRKTLLVCAIVIFSMCSVGSGLANTFLTLLAARLVMGFAEGPVLPIAQSIMAAESSEHRRGFNMGVLQNFFSALLSNFAAPLLLVAIAQIYGWRSAFYIAAVPGFMVAALIILFIREPSSGAAPVSTASARNTIPLSTMLKHRNIWVCAIVSCLMVSWLLIQITFLPIYLVQVRGLSPSAMSVAVAATGIATAASSIIVPALSDRFGRRPILVLSGFVGVLAPVTTVMFDGPLPLMVLFMGVGYLAIGGFSLFMATVPSETIPPTHVATALGFIMGVGELAGGFAGPALAGIASDVFGPSSSMWIAATLCICAGLLCLMLDETAPRVLERHKRMIVSSPA
- a CDS encoding NADPH-dependent FMN reductase, coding for MKDWSPLVVGIGGTLRDGSTSERALRLALTEAARLGAKTQIFAGQSLNLPHYDAIERTERATTLVEALRAADGVIIATPSYHGSISGLVKNAIDYTEDLRADARSYLGGRAVGAIVCAGGAQAMGATLGTLRTIVHALRGWPTPFSAVINTAQRPFSADGTCSDPIIAQQLGFVAEQVVEFARMRRLYESRRNGLAPQEISEAAPAQCA
- a CDS encoding helix-turn-helix domain-containing protein; protein product: MEAKREFRGSDTHRVLQRFGADIHASSEGYGWSSIYASIQRENPFEGRFEAIADDLIVLHRSGPVQTTFESGGHVTSRCIPKGSAFFLPAGHACKVGLHGTLDTLHIYLRATLVGRERVNEVTPLLVERDVVLQHLAHAVEQALCENVSNSDLFIDPIARALANRISAISRSSEPWQVQTAGLPEYQLRRLQDFIEANLEGEITLAAMASACGTGTKSFARAFATTTGKSPYQYVIAARVERAKRLIEQNQQGLAEIALRCGFSHQEHLTRAFRRLTGQTPGRYRRGVN